Proteins from one bacterium genomic window:
- a CDS encoding dihydroorotate dehydrogenase-like protein, protein MDLSTSYLGLTLKNPLVPSSSPLCADIGKIKALEDAGASAVVLHSLFEEQIIHDTLELNYYTSYHYEWFPEALSYFPEPKEYHLGPEEYLEHIGKVKEAVDIPVIASLNGVTTGGWLTYAEKIAEAGADALELNAYYIATNPKLPGTRIEALYLDILREVKQRVRIPVAMKLNPCFSSTAAMARALVEAGADGLVLFNRFYQPDFDLENLEVVPQVTLSTSDALRLPLRWVAILSGRIPCSLAVSSGIHTAEDALKALLAGADVTMLCSALLRNGISHLGTVLRDMETWMERKEYTSVSQLKGSMSQKSVEDPAAFERANYMKALHSFREKAF, encoded by the coding sequence ATGGATCTATCAACCAGTTATTTGGGATTAACCTTGAAAAATCCTCTGGTGCCTTCCTCTTCCCCCCTGTGCGCGGATATCGGCAAGATTAAAGCCCTGGAGGATGCCGGAGCATCGGCTGTTGTTCTGCACTCACTCTTTGAGGAGCAAATTATCCATGACACCCTGGAGCTGAATTACTACACCAGCTACCACTACGAATGGTTTCCCGAGGCCCTCTCCTACTTTCCTGAACCCAAAGAGTATCACCTTGGGCCGGAAGAATACCTGGAGCACATCGGGAAGGTCAAAGAGGCAGTGGATATCCCGGTTATAGCCAGCCTGAACGGAGTTACAACCGGCGGATGGCTCACGTATGCTGAAAAGATCGCCGAGGCAGGTGCAGACGCTCTGGAGCTGAATGCCTACTATATCGCTACCAATCCGAAATTGCCGGGCACCAGAATCGAAGCTCTGTATCTGGATATTTTACGGGAAGTTAAACAAAGGGTCCGGATTCCGGTGGCCATGAAATTGAATCCCTGCTTCAGCTCGACGGCAGCTATGGCCAGGGCTCTGGTCGAGGCTGGCGCAGATGGGCTGGTGCTCTTCAACCGGTTTTACCAGCCGGATTTTGACCTGGAGAACCTGGAGGTGGTGCCGCAGGTAACCTTGAGTACCTCCGATGCCCTGCGGCTGCCTTTGCGGTGGGTGGCAATTCTCTCTGGCCGGATTCCATGCAGCCTGGCTGTTAGCAGCGGCATCCATACAGCGGAAGATGCTTTAAAAGCGCTGTTGGCAGGCGCGGATGTAACCATGCTCTGCTCGGCACTGCTGCGCAATGGCATATCGCACCTTGGCACTGTTCTCCGGGACATGGAAACCTGGATGGAGCGAAAAGAATATACCTCTGTCAGTCAGCTCAAGGGGAGTATGAGCCAGAAATCCGTGGAAGATCCGGCTGCTTTCGAGCGGGCTAATTATATGAAAGCGCTCCACAGCTTCCGGGAGAAGGCTTTTTAG
- a CDS encoding nucleotidyltransferase family protein, giving the protein MTIEEQIILSYAIPQLDHEDTCRTYRETAGWKKVSWDRVLKLALFHDVFPSVYHHLEYIGWSDIPAEVVAKFRKEWRQHLARNIILSDELNRILGLFAGEKVKAIPLKGALLAELFYPDMTLRSFSDLDIWIRPMDIEMAGELLQQLGYEQYFHLDGSKAIENVCDILFYRCLRAGPRISVELHHRLVKTRDYPAIPEEEWWHQTQEIWINGQRYFSLAPDDMLIYLTIKIHASAYCYLKQFIDLHQLLTLWGSKLNWECIYQTAEKTGMLNNLLFVLVTLEHLFAPYGISIPHAGNNHWVRSRMGPVRLHFFEHIFNRQTILRGRYGRDLRKGLCLLLNDRMADSITSCLRVLFPSSGAICARYLTLPRSKKFYLYYCLNPFLIIYWLFRGLVVKSTDGHGLGTLLGPVNQK; this is encoded by the coding sequence ATGACTATCGAAGAGCAGATTATCTTAAGCTATGCTATCCCTCAGCTCGATCATGAGGATACCTGCCGCACGTACAGGGAAACGGCAGGATGGAAGAAGGTCAGTTGGGACCGGGTGCTGAAGCTGGCTCTCTTCCATGATGTGTTTCCATCAGTTTACCATCATCTGGAATATATCGGCTGGTCAGATATCCCGGCAGAGGTGGTTGCGAAATTCCGGAAAGAGTGGCGTCAGCATCTTGCCCGAAATATTATCTTATCCGATGAGCTGAATCGTATTCTTGGACTTTTTGCCGGAGAGAAGGTGAAAGCCATTCCCCTGAAAGGAGCTCTTCTGGCGGAATTGTTCTATCCGGATATGACGCTGCGGTCATTCAGTGATCTGGATATCTGGATCAGGCCGATGGATATCGAGATGGCAGGGGAGCTCCTTCAGCAGCTTGGCTATGAACAATATTTTCACCTCGATGGGAGTAAGGCGATAGAAAATGTTTGTGACATCTTATTCTATCGGTGCTTACGGGCAGGCCCCAGGATAAGTGTCGAGCTTCACCATCGACTGGTCAAAACGAGGGATTATCCGGCTATTCCTGAAGAGGAGTGGTGGCATCAGACTCAGGAGATATGGATTAATGGCCAGCGTTACTTTTCCCTTGCCCCTGACGATATGCTTATCTATCTGACGATAAAGATTCATGCTTCAGCCTACTGCTATCTCAAGCAATTTATCGACTTACATCAGCTCCTTACCCTCTGGGGCAGCAAACTGAATTGGGAGTGTATTTACCAGACTGCTGAAAAGACGGGCATGCTGAATAACCTTCTTTTTGTCCTTGTGACTCTGGAACATCTCTTCGCCCCGTATGGTATATCGATACCTCATGCAGGGAACAACCATTGGGTGAGATCAAGAATGGGACCCGTGCGTCTCCATTTTTTTGAACATATCTTCAACCGGCAAACGATCCTTCGCGGCCGGTACGGCCGCGATCTGCGGAAGGGGCTCTGCCTCCTCCTGAACGATCGGATGGCCGATTCGATTACCTCCTGTCTCAGAGTTCTTTTCCCTTCCTCCGGGGCGATCTGTGCCCGCTATCTTACCTTGCCCCGCTCCAAAAAATTTTACCTCTATTATTGCCTCAATCCCTTTTTAATCATTTACTGGCTGTTTCGAGGGTTGGTGGTCAAATCGACTGATGGACACGGGCTGGGAACCCTCCTCGGTCCGGTGAATCAGAAGTAA